Within Borrelia puertoricensis, the genomic segment ATCCCATGATCATAAATAGTAAAACAATCAAAACATACATACCACACATATCCTTAAACTTTTTTCTCATTAAATATCTCCTTTTATAGTCGATTTTATATAATAAAAAAATAAAATTAATATTATTTTAATATCAAACTAAATATTGTTAATGATAATACTTGGTTTTATATTAATCAACATTATTTAACTGGACACTGACTTAATTAACAATAATTATTGAGAACATGTAAATTCAGTCATAAAAAATAGCAATATTTTACATTTATAATCTTTAAATATATCTAAAACTAAAAGTTATGCTTCACTATGGTAATAATATTCGATTAATGTTATTCACTTTCTTCTCAATTGCATCTCTTAAATTTTTCAAGCTTTCATCACCCACATAAATTTTTTTATAAATTTTGCCATTCAAGAGAACAATTGGGTCTAATTTAGATCGAGCACTTGTGACATGATGTAAAATAGACAAGTCTTAACATAATTATTTTATGCTATAAAATATCTAAATTTAGAAAATATATACACAATAGACACACAAGGTGTATAACCCTTTGTGTCTATTGTGCTTTTGTCTTCATATATTTACTGAACCTTTCTCTCAATCTCAGCTTTTAAACCTTCTAAGCTACTTATAGTCTTCCCATAAACTCTTACATTAATACTTGAGCCGAAACCAATAATTGGCGATAAAGCATCTTTAATTCTTTCAACATCTTGCAAATCTTTTACTGAAGTTAATATTGAGTGAATATCCTTTATTAAGCTAAACCTCAAAAGCAACATTGTATCTAGCAAAAAAACAAGATCAAGAAGAAAATCTTGCCCTTTGATTGCAATAACTCTACCTAGAGTATGGCTACTCAAAATTACATTTGCTCTATTCCGATCTACAACATCACCAACATAAGCTCCAATATCCCTTATAACATTCAGAAGCCTTTTAGCAGCTCCAATCATATCAGGCTTAGAAGGAGAAAGTAATAATTTATCTATTACAGATTTTAAGGCTGTAGCATAACCTTGATTATAATCCATACCAGCATAAAGATTATCCTGTACAACAGGATCTTCAAAACCAACAAATGTACTCTCAGTACCAATCATATGATTAAATGGAATATTAACTAAGCCAGAATTAAATTGATCTTTATTAGCAGAATATAAATTGCTAAAATTCATGCATTTTGCCCTTATCAATTCAGAACTATTAGCTCCGTCCAGACCTGGCAGACCTGGCAGACCTGGCAGACCTGGCACACCCGCATGGCCCTCTAATCCTCTTGGCCCTTGTGGACCTTGAACCCCATCCTTACCATTTTTGCCTGCAACTCCTTGTGGACCCTGTGGGCCCACTGAACCAGTACATCCCATGATCATAAATAGTAAAACAATCAAAACATACATACCACACATATCCTTAAACTTTTTTCTCATTAAATATCTCCTTTTATAGTCGATTTTATATAATAAAAAAAATAAAATTAATATTATTTTAATATCAAACTAAATATTGTTAATGATAATACTTGGTTTTATATTAATCAACATTATTTAACTGGACACTGACTTAATTAACAATAATTATTGAGAACATGTAAATTCAGTCATAAAAAATAGCAATATTTTACATTTATAATCTTTAAATATATCTAAAACTAAAAGCTATGCTTCATCATGGTAATAATATTTGATTAATGTTAATCACTTTTTTCTCAATTGCATCTCTTAAATTTTTCAAGCTTTCATCACCCACATAAATTTTTTTATAAATTTTGCCATTCAAGAGAACAATCGGGTCTAATTTAGATCGAACACTTGTGATATGATGTAAAATAGACAAGTTGACTAAAAACAATTTTGTTGAATCTAGCATATTTTTAATATCATCTAGAACATCTCCCCTTCTGTACAACATCTCAATTAACATAGCATTAAGTTCACTAATATCTTCTTCATTAGTTTCTCTCTTCAGTTTAGCTAAATCGAAATCATTCCCTGCATCCATAATTTCTATGACTTCATGGACATACTGAGCACTATCTCTTAAAGCTAATAGCAAATCATTAACATATCGTTTATTAGCATCACTAACAATATCCATTAATCCAGTTACGATTTGTTTTACTATCTCAATATCTGAAACTTCATACCCTAAACCAGCATAAACGTAGTTTCTTTGTTTCTCCGTGACAAATTTATTATTAAATTCAGCACTGCTAAATGGAATAATCTTATCAAAATCAGCCTTTTTTGACTTAAATGTTTCATAGTTAGCATTATAAACTCTTACAAGATTTAAGTAATTTACCTTTAGTAAATTAACATCACTTCGTCCATCATGCCCTTTAAGCCCCTTTTGACCAGTATGTCCTTTAGGCCCACTAAGCCCACGTGGCCCCATTGGACCAACACATCCTATAAATCCTAAGGTACTTAAAACGAACATTACCATACATATTCTTTTCATTAAAAACCCCTATATATTTTTTACCTTCTTTAATACCTCGAATACACTAATAATCATTTTAATTCATCAATTTTATTTTTAACTGAATCTCTCAAACCCTTCAAGCTTCTATTCCCAATATAAATTTTTTCATAAATTTTGCCCTGAATATTAATAATTGGATTTAGGCTACTTCGAAGTTTTGCAATATCCACTACTCCATCCTTAAATAAAAACCTTATGTCAATTAATATTGATTGAATATCGTCTAAAACACTTTCCCTCTCTCTAAACATATCCATAGCCATAACACAAAGTTCAGAAATATAGGGCTCATCATACTTACGAAAGTTAGCTAAACCAACACCGGATAAAAAGAAATCCATAAACTCATATACATACTTTGCACTGTCCCTCAAAGCCAATAACAAATGCTTAGCAGCATCATTATCAAAACTATTAGCAACATTACCTGTTAATTGCGCTACAATCTCTTCTACCAAACTAACATTGCTCTCATCATGCCTTAATCCAGCGTAAACGTAATCCTTTGGCTGATCTGTATTAAATTCATTCTGAAATACACTATGTTCAAATGCAATACTATTATTAAAATTTTCTCTCTTTAAATCGAATAACTGATAGTTATAATAATAAGAAGACTTAAGAATCAATATACTTGCCTCTAGTAATTCAAAATCACCGCGCAAACCTTGGCCAATTGCACCAAGTTTTCCATCAAGGCCTCTAAACCCCATAAACCCCTGTGGTCCCATTGGACCAGTACATCTTATAAACATCAAGGTACTTAAGATGAATATTATCGCACATATCCTTTTCATTAAAAAACTCCTCTTTTTTTTTAACTTCCTTTATACACCTTTATACACTACTATGATTCAATGCCTGCTTTAATTGATTAACTTTTCCTGTAATTGCAATTAGTAAGCTTTGTAAACTCCTATTAGTACTACCCACCCCTCCATAAACTTTTCTACGCAATCTTTCCCCCGGTCTAACAATTGAACCTAATGCATCTAGAATTAGTACAGTATCAACAAAACTTGGTTTGAAAGACCGTTTTGTGTTTCTTAGTATATCGCGAACATTATCTAGCACATACTCCCTTTGTCTAAACATCATTATTAACATAGCATTAAGTTCACTCATACCTTCTAAATCATTACTCTGCTTAAACATAGCTAACTCATTCTCTAACAAAGAGATAACCTTCCTAACAAAACGGACACTGTCTCTTAAAAAGATCAAAAAATACGTAGCATACTCCTTAGCCTTCAAATCAGAAGAATTCGTTAATGACTCTACGATCATTTTTACTGTTTGAATATCTTCAACATTATGCTTTAAACTCGCATAAACATCATTCTTTGCATCATCATCATTAAAAGCCACCCCAAACTCACTAAATACACTACTTTCAAATAGAGCCTCAATACCAATATCGTTTTTTTGTAAATTAAATTCATTAATGTTCGAATAATATGAATGCTTAAGGCTCAACAAGCTTGTCATTAACATTGCAATATCACCTCGTCCGGCTTTCTCTCCAGCATCTCCTCTAAGCCCTGCATCTCCTGATAACCCCGCTATACCTCTAAACCCCCTTTGCCCTACTATCCCAATTGACTCTGCTATCCCCATTGGGACAGTACATTCCACTATCAAAAACCCTAAAAAAATCATCACAAATATAACCACACATACTTTTGTCATCAAAAAAACTCCTATTTGTTTACCTTTTTTTTGCACGACATAAAATAAATAATATAAAAAGTATCCCTACACAACCACCTATATTATCTATGATAAGATTTATACCAATATAGTAAACAGTATTTATTTGTATTCATTATATCATACTTTATAAAATATAATTAATTAAAATTTTACATAAAAGTATCATATAAATGATTTATTTAAAGATTACAAAAAAATAGGGCTTACAATTGAACCTAACTGAACTTTTATTAAATTATCTAAATTCTCTCTTGATAACTTCTATTTGCCTGCAATTTCTCTCATTTTGCTCAACAATCTTCCGAATTTTAAAGCTAATGATATCATAGCTTGACTCTCAATCTGAAATCCTGCTCCATACCCCTCCATTAAACTGATCTATCAAAAATTAAAGATCATTACTTACCACTGCTAACATTATTAGATTTTTCAATCTACCTATTAATCGCTCTCTTGTTTCAATGAATTTTATTATATCAGAATATATCTTAAGAAGATCATCCATACCTTTCTTTTTAAGTTTATTGAAACTGTTTCTATTCAAGATCTAACTAAATAATTTTTCTAATCAATTATGTGATTTCAAGCAACTCTTAAAACAAATTTTTAATAACAATACTATATACAGTTTCACAAACAAAAATTAAATCTAATATATCTGAATTAATTATTAATTAAATATAAACTAAAAAACACTAAAATAAAAAATAAAAGGGGAGGGGACCAAAAGGCCCCCTTTAGATCAAAAATTACTTCACTAAATATGCTATTCGAGCTACAACTCCTATAATAGAATAAGATGCATGCTGAATCTCTCTAGCAGAACCGCTGCTACTTAACCCAATGGTTTTCTTAAGCCCATCTAACATCTCTCTCTTATTTTTTGATGCCAATGATATTATTTGGTATTGAATCGTCTTTACTGCTCTCTCTCTCTCTCTTATAAATTCTTCTAAAAGAGCATCAATTGTAATAATATCTTCCACACTCTTACCCATCCTAATTTTCTCAAGATTAGTACTACTTAAATGAATATTGATAAGCTTCCTGGTCTGTTCTGAAATATTTAATAAAAGATTAAATAAATGAGCGGCTACTTTTGTATCACCATAAGTATACCAAGCAGGCTCATTTAAATTTAAGTTACTAAATATTCTCTCTAAGTTCATAATAACTGACACGTCACTCCCCATAGCAGCATAAATATCTGCCTGATACTCTGCAGAAGTAAAAATTGGTGATACCTTTTTAAAGGGAATATTGAATGAATAGTATCTTGGATCAAGTCTTTTGCGCTCATTTACAAGCTTCGACCTATACTTTATTACTCTAGCTTCAAATTCAGCATAAACTTCTTTTGCTGTCTTTCTTGGAACTGATCGTTGTTCTTCTAGCTTAACTTTTGACTTTGATTCACCCTGTTTACTTTCAACCCTATTACCTTCAACCTTTTTGTTTTTAATATCTTTATCTATATTTGGTGATTTTGCTAAATCTCCACTCACTGACTTACTCTTTGACTGACGTAAAACTGAAGTTTTTTTATTAGAAGATAAATTCGAATTTGATTGACTCAAATCTGAGTAATCCTTTAAACTATCTTCTGCTTGATACCCAAACAGAACCTCTGTAACAACTCCACTTGCTAATTCACCCTGTTTACAAGATAGCATAACGAAGACATATAAAAACACTATACTCAAATCTTGCATAAACTTCTCCTTTTTTAAAGCTTTTACATTAATCAATACTTATTAGTAAATATAATGCAACAGAATGACATTTACATAGTAAATTGGATAAAATACAATAAAAAATCCTGACTTTCAAATTTTGAAGTTTTTATACTTTTGATTTTGTATAAAATTTAAAAAAATAAAAATATAAAGATAAACACAAATTCAATATAAATTATTATGAAAAAAAAAATGGGAGTTTAAATTAACTCCCAAATCTAATTAACAAACTAATTAGTCTTCAATTAATCAATAATTGTATATTACCTTCCAGTTCTACAATCAAGTAAGATACCTTCTGAATTTCTTTACCAGCATTATCGCTTAAACCAACAGTGTTCTTTATTGCATCTAAGAGATCTGACTTATCATTTTTTGAGACTAATAATTTTATTTGGTCTTGAATTGTTTTTACTGCATCAGATCTCACTTTTATAAAATCTTCCAAAAAAGCAGTAATTTTAGCAAGTTTCTCTACATTCTTGCTAGCCTTAATTTTATTTAAGTTACCATTACTTAAATGAATATCAATAATTTTTCTAGTGAAACAGCCAACCTGCCATATGAGCATTAACAAGTTGTCAGCAAGTTTATTCTCAGATATTGTACTATTTTCCTGTGACAAAGGAAGTCCTTTTTGTAAATTTAACCTATTTAACACCCTCTCCAAATCCCGCACAGTCTCAACATCATGTGCTAAAGCAGCATAAATATCTGCCTGTTGATCTAGAGCAGCAAATCTTGCGTTTACCTCATTGAAAGGAACTTGCAACGAATGATGATTCGGATTAAATTGACCACGTGCATTGTTAAGTTGTGATCTATAACTAGTTACACTTCTCTCAAGTTTAGTGTACACTTCCTCTAAATCGTTCTCTGGTGCATTACCTTGAACTTCTTCTGGTGCTTTTGCTAAATCCTCTCTCTGATCATCTCCTGAAACTTCTACTGGAACTACTAAGGAATTTTCTACACCACTCCCCCCTGGCACACCACCTTGCAAACTTTCAGCACCTTCCTCTGTTTTGCCTGTTTTGTCTAAGTTCAAGTAGGTCTTTACAAGATTATCTAAACCCTCTTTAATTGAACCTTGATCTAAGGATATTTTACCTTGTTCACAAGACATCACACCCAAGCAACACAACGAATAAAAAATTATACTAATTTTCTTCATATACTTCTCCTTTTTTAAAATTCACATCACATAATATTATATAATATATATTATACTAATTATAATATTAAAATTAGTATAACATTAAATTCACAAAAAATAAAACCTATAAGCCAATCTACTGTCAAACTATAATAACAATCTTAAATAATTTGCCTAATATAAATATATATTCTAAATTTATTGAATTTAAATTATCCTTCAAACTAGGTTTTTTAATTCTTTGCAAATATTTCGTCCAATATCTCCAAACCAGTTCATTACCCAGTCTTGGGTTATACCACACCATATTTTACACTCTATTTCAAAATAACACCACTCTTATTCCATTCACCTTACCTCAAACTCAAAAACATGCACTGAAATACTCACGCTCAACTTAATCTACACTTAACAAAGACTCCAAATTGTAACGGCAATTGTACTCATTAAACTAACTGCTCGTCCAATATCTCCCTCATAATCAACAAGTTCCTTTATTCCCGATAATACGGCTTCTCTAGTCATTCTTGATTCTAAAAATGTTATTTGTAATTTAATTTTAGACATACAATCTTTGCTTATATTAATAAATTCTTCTAAACTGGTATAAATTTCACTAAGCCTTGATTCACTCTTGGTAGCTCTAATTTGAGCTAAGTGTCCATCACTTAAATAGTAATTTACAACGATTCTGATATAATTCGTAATATTATTTAAAATTACCAATAAACTATGAGCAACACTTGCATCAGTATTGATGAAATAAGGACCGTTGAAATCCAATTTACTAAGTACTCTTCCTAATTGTTTAATAACCTCAACATCATACCCAAGCCCAGCATAAACTTTATCTTGTTTATCTGAAGCAAAAAAATCTGGTGAGATTTTTTTGAAAGGAATATTCAATAAAAGCTTACCTAGATCAAAATGATTGTACGCATCTTTAAGCTCCTCTTTGTAAGAATCTACTCTTGTCTTTAATGCATAGTAAGCCCTATCTTTGGCACTTATATTAAACGATTGTTGTGAACATTCATTATCTCTTGAGTGGCCCCTTACACTCAATGACTGTTCAACTGGTTTGTCCTTTGCAAGTCCTTCTAAGTTGTAAGAAATTATACCCATAACTAAACTAGATACTTTCATACAATCCTCCTTATTATAGCCTGTTTACTACATAATAATATATATTTTATAGTAATTAATACATACTTATGCTAAGTATAAATATATCAATAATTTAATGAAAAATTATAATTTTAATTGCAACATAAACTGAATAAACCTTCCCTAAAGCCTTTTTATTACGCATAAATAATTCAATATCTATCTATACTAAAACATTTTAATACCTAATATTATATAATATAATTACATTTATACAAGTTAGATCTTATGCTAATGGGATAATTAAAGATTACTTAAAAAGTTAAAGTGCCACAAAGCAAATTGAAGACTCAAAAAAAATTACAGTATTTAGTTCCCAATAAAACACAAAATTATATCTACTATTCTTTTCATAATGACATAAAGTAAATTAATAGTATCTCTATTAATCGAAGCACTTAATTCAACAAGATCTCCATGCCTAAGACCATCGACTTGTCCAACAATATCATTAGTAAGTCTCTCCAAAACAAAATCCCTATCAGCATTCTTAACAGCTATTTTGATTAACGCCTTTGAAAGTTGTTTTATAAACTGCATCCTATAATCCATAGCCGCACCTAAATAAAAATTAATTTTAGTAAGCTCTTCAGCTGTTTTATTAACCTTAAGACGCTCTAAGGTTGCCTCATCTAAGTTATCATTTAAAAGCGTCTTGAGCAATCTTGCACTATCTGATATATACTCTAATAATCGGGAAGCCTGAAATAAATCTTGATTAAAAATATTAACGTCCAAGTTCAATGTATACAATATTAACTTAAGACTATTAATAGCAGTGGGATTATAATTTAAACCTTCATAAATGAAATCTGCATTACTATAGACTGGAAATATTTGTGATATAGGAAATTCAAATACAAGCTTATAATCTAAACCTTTAAATGTTCTACTACTGAGAAACTCTTTATACTCATTTACCATTTTGTAAAGTTTATAAAAAGCTACATGTCTGGAATCAACCTCTATCTGTTCTACCAGTCTTAAACCCATTCTTTGATCACATGGACCTAAATTTTTTTTCAAATTGCTGTCTACTTCGTCAAATCTTGAACCGTCCGGGTCTCCTTGCTCACAAGCCAGTATAACTAATATATACAATACCATACCAACTTTTCTCATAATATTTCTCCTCTTAAATACATAAATTATTCATCTATGAATAGAATAATAATAAAACTAAGGCATAACTTTTGTAATCTGAGTAACTAATTTTTGAATATCTCTTACCAAATCACCAATATCACCAATTTTGCTCTTAATTTTGCCATCATTAACAATCTTTTTAAGCTCAGCTTCCATTAATTGTCTATTATCTCTGACTACGGCTGCCCCACTTATAACCTTTCTAAAATCTCTAATTAGCTCGTCTCTTGATTGCATAAACGAAAATAGCCAAGAAGTAATCTGCGAAATATTCTCTATTGTCGCTGCACTGCTAATCCTAACTTCATTTAATTTGTTATCACTCAAACTATTCTCTAAAAGGAAATTATAATATGAAACCTGTTCTAAATTAAATAACAACATAGAAGCAATGGTTATATCTCTATTTTCCTTATGGGAACCTGGTCTTAAGTCTAATTTAGCAAGTATGTTCTTTAATGCTTGCATAAGTGTAAGATCACACCCTAAAGCTATATAAATGCTGTAACTCTTACTATTCTTAACTATACCATCATTTGTAATACCATAGCCTGACAATTGCTGAACAATAGAATTTTTAGAAGCATCAATTACAAAAGGTACATTAAATGAATTACCTAAATATTCATATGCAATCTGATTTCTAAAATACTCTACTAACGACTTCAAATCATTATAAGCTTCACTTAGTGTATCTTGTAAAAACGGTACCAGCATAGACATTGAGAAAGGTTCTCCAGTTCTTCTACCTTCCATGAATACTGTGTCACTCCCACCACCAGCAACACATCCCAACACTAAACCCACCATGCACAATATCATACTAAACCTTTTCATACTCATACAAATTCTCCTCTTAATTATCTCACATATGTATAACATACAGCATATAATACTTATTATATACACCCTAAATTCTCTTAAATAAAAGATTTTCTCTTATAAACCAATTAATCATTCTTCTTTATTTGAAAAATATAAACCTTTAACCTCAAAATCCTTACTTGCACTTATAAAAACTAAAGTAAAAATCATCCTCTATTAAGCAATAATCATATCACGCTCAAACAATGCTATAATATTAAACAATAAGATCATGAATATTATGGAACAGACTATTTAAGTATTACGTACTAGTTAGCAAAAATACCCCCATTTGACACCTTTACAACATTTTCCTGAAACTCATCATAAAAGATCAACTAACTCTATGATATCAAATAAAAGATAATGAATATTGCGCATCCCCTTATTAAGCCTTGCATCCGAATTAGAGATAACTCTATTTAACTCATTTAATATATCATCTTCATTAGTTTTTGATGCAGCCGATAATATAACGGACTTAAGTTGAGGTACTAAATCTTTTACCATCTCTATAAACTGAACTAAATACTGAGTAATTATATTAAGGTCCTTTATATCTCTAGACTTAAGCATTTCTAATTTTATCTTATTTAAAACATCCTCAAAAAGAGTCTGAATTGAATGCGCAATATGCATTAACCCGTTTAATAAATTAGTAACAACTCTTGTATCTCTATCACCTAAATGTTTAAAGTTCAACTTATCAAACACTTTACCTAAGCTACAAATAACCTCAACATCATACCCTAATGCCTCATAAACTTCACCCATATCTGATGGATAATAAACCTCATTTAATGCTCCCTTGAAATAAACATTCAACTCTTTGGGATAAAATGCAACTCGTTTATCTTCAAGTTCTTCTTTAAATCTTATCAGTACATTAGTAAGGCTCTCAAAAACTGTATCTACTTCATTCATACATTTCTCCTTTTTCCTACACATACCATCTACTATTTTGTCGCGTTCACACATTTATTAACATATTTATTATTTATATTATTTATAATTAAATATATAATATATTACATAATTAATATTAACCCTTATGAAAATTCTCTCTCACTTAAAAAACTAAAAAAATAGCAATTTCCTGCAATTTATTATAAAAGATCAATTAACTCCATGATATCAAATAAAAGATAATGAATACTACGCATTCCCCTATTAAGCTTTGCATCTGAACTAGAGACAATTTTATTTAACTCATTTAATATATCATCTTCATT encodes:
- a CDS encoding collagen-like protein — translated: MGPQGPQGVAGKNGKDGVQGPQGPRGLEGHAGVPGLPGLPGLPGLDGANSSELIRAKCMNFSNLYSANKDQFNSGLVNIPFNHMIGTESTFVGFEDPVVQDNLYAGMDYNQGYATALKSVIDKLLLSPSKPDMIGAAKRLLNVIRDIGAYVGDVVDRNRANVILSSHTLGRVIAIKGQDFLLDLVFLLDTMLLLRFSLIKDIHSILTSVKDLQDVERIKDALSPIIGFGSSINVRVYGKTISSLEGLKAEIERKVQ